The following is a genomic window from Solidesulfovibrio sp..
TGGCCGTCAACAACATCGTGCCGGCCAAGCTGGGCGAGTTGGCGAAAGCCTTTTACCTGCGCCGGGAATGCCGTTTTTCCCTGTCGCGCAGCATCACCATGGTCTTTTGGGAGCGCTTTTTCGACCTCAACGCCATCCTGGCCATGGGCCTGGTGGTGGCCTTCCATTTCAAGTTGAAGATGGCCTTCGTGCCCCTGGCCGGAGCCGTGGGCGGCATCTGGGTGGCCCTTTGGATCGTGCGCACCTATCCCGATTTCGTCGGCCGCATCATCGACAGGATGCCGTCCAACCGCCTGGCCGAGTTTCTGGCCGAACTCAAGCTGCAAGTGCTGCATGGCGTCACTCCCGGCTTCATGATCGTCCTTGGCCTTTATACCCTCGTCTGCTGGGTTTTTTACGCCAGTTCCACCTTCCTGGTGCTGCTGTGGGTGGCCAAGATGCCGCTGTCCTGGGGCCAGGCGGCGGCGGTCTTCGTCATCTCCTCGCTGGGCATGGCCATGCCGTCCTCGCCCGGGGCGCTGGGCGTGTTCGAGGCGGCGGTGGTTTTTTCCCTGGGCCTTTTCGGCGTGGACCGTTCCCAGGCCCTGGCCGCCGGGCTGGTGCTGCACATGGTGCAGTACATCCCGGTGACCGTGGCCGGCTTGCTGGTCCTTGGCAAAAGCGGGTTGAGCCTGCGCAAGATCCGCGAAAGCGACGAAGCCCTGGAAGAAGCGGAGGGGTGATATGCCCATGCTGCCGCCTTGCGTCCTGACCGTGGCCGGTTCCGACAGCGGTGGCGGGGCCGGCATCCAGGCCGACCTCAAGACCTTCATGATGCAGGGCTGCTACGGCCTGTCGGCCATAACGGCGCTCACCGCCCAGAACACCCGCGCCGTCACGGCCATCGAGGCGCCGACACCGGGGTTCGTGGCCGAGCAGTTGCGCGCGGTCCTGGCCGATTTCCCCATCAAGGCGGCCAAGACGGGCATGCTGTTTTCCGCGCCCATCATCGAAGCCGTGGCCGATGCGCTCGGGACCAGGGATTTTCCCCTGGTCGTCGATCCGGTTTGCGTGGCCCAATCCGGGGCGCGGCTGCTGCTGCCCGAGGCCATGGAGGCGCTTGTCGTCCGCATGCTGCCCCTGGCCGACCTGCTGACCCCCAACCGCCTGGAGGCCGAGGCGTTGGCGGGCATGGCCGTGACCACGCGCGCGGACGCCGGCGAGGCGGCGTCGCGCCTGCTGGCCTTGGGGGCCAAGGCGGTGCTGCTCAAGGGAGGCCATTTCGCCGATGGGGCAGGGGGGAGCGCGGCCACGATCACGGACCTGCTGGTCACGGCGGACGGGATTTCGCTGGAGTACGTCCGGCCGCGCCTGGCCACGAAAAACGCCCACGGCACGGGCTGCACCCTGTCGGCGGCCATCGCCGCCCATCTGGCCCTGGGCAAGGGCCTGGCCGAGGCGGTTGCGGCGGGGCGCGACTACCTGCAACTGGCCCTGGAGACGGCCTGGCCGCTTGGCGGCGGCGACGGGCCGGTCAACCATCTGGCGCCGTACCAGCAGGCCTTGGAGCGCCTGCGAGGACGGGAAGGGGCGTCGTCCGGCGCGGCCTTTTTGGAGGGGAAGGCGTTTCCCTGATTGTGGGCGCGACCGGATTCGCGTATGAGGGCACGCCCGTAGCTGGCGCGCTGTGCGAGAGTGGCGGAACTGGGAGACGCACCAGACTTAGGATCTGGCGCCGCAAGGCATGGGGGTTCGAGCCCCCCCTCTCGCACCAAGCTGAATTTGCAGGAAAAATCCTCCTTCTCTCTGTCCTCAATATTTACGCCCGTCTAAAAATGCCCCAACATAGCCCCAAAAAGTTCGCAACTTTTGGGGCTTTTTTGGTTTGGGGCAGGCCATGGACGGTCTGATTTTCGCGCATTCCTGCCGCGCGCCCGCCTCGTCGGGGGGCCGTTCCCGTCCCGGTCCATGGAAACGAAAAGCCCCGTCGGAGCGGGGCTTGATCGTGGGTGTGGCCACATTTCCGACGATTCGGGGTGTCCAGGGCGGCGCCCAAAGATCACAGAACAGCATCCCGCGCCGCTTTTTCGGCCGCATCGGCTACGAATTCGTTCAGGCTCTTGCCCTTGGCCTTGGCGGCAACGGCCAAAAGCCGATGCACCTCCGGGGACAAACGCAGCCGGAATTGCCCGGAGTAGGGCTTTTCCGGAGTTCTGCCTGTCTGGGCGCACAGATCAAGATAATCCTCCACGGAATCGGCCAGGGCTTGGCGCAGTTCATCGACCGAGCTGCCGGAGAAATGGATCACATCGCGGATGCCGATCACGCGACCATGGAATTCATTGTCATCGGGAATGAATTCAAAAATCCCCGTATACCCCTTGTATGTCATGGCGTTCATGGCGTCACTCCTGCGTTTTTTAACAACTCCCTGACACTTTCCACCGCGCCTTTCTTGGCGACGGGCCCGGGATGCGGCCGATGGAACGTGGCCGCCACGCCGTTAAGGATGACCCGGACTCGCGATCCCCGGCCTTCGGTGACCACGGCGTTCAAGGCGCGGAACAGTGCCTCGATGTCTTCCCACCGGATATTCGGGAGGGTTGGGCGGGCAAAGATCGCGACGAGCGTCTTTTGGTTCCGACTATTCATCATACAAATGGTACCAACAAATGGAACCTTGTCAAGTGCGGGAACCTGTCTTCGCTCCATGCCCGGCTTTTATGCGGGGCCGAGCGGAGGCCGTGGTGGGTGGAAAAAACGGGGGGCATATGGTCGCGTCGCGACGTTCTAGACTTGAACCGGGGCCGGCTGACCTGTCCACGATGCTGCTGCGCAACGTGCCGCCACACAACCGGGAGGCCGAGCAAGCGGTGCTCGGCGGCGTGCTCCTCAAGCCGTCGCTTCTGGATAAGCTGGTGTCCGAACTGCGGCGAGGGGACTTCTACGACCCGCGCCACCAACTGGTCTGGGAGGCCATGGCCGGCTTGTGGCGAGGCAACAAGCCGGTTGACCTGGTCACGCTGGCCGAGGCGCTCGCGGCTGCTGGCAGCCTCGAAAAGGTCGGAGGAGCCGCCTATCTGGCCGAGCTTTCCTCCTTCACCATCAGCGCCGCCCATGCCCTGCACCATGCCGGCATCATGCGGGGCCACGCCAAGCGCCGGGCCATGTTGGATATGGGGCGGCGCATGATCGAGATCGCCTACGATCCGGAGCGCGATCCATCCGAGTTCGTGGGCATCGCCCAATTGGCCGCCGATGCCGTGCTCAAGGACCGCCTCGATGCCCATGGCGAGTCGCCGGCCGAATTCCTGGACCCTTACACCCACTATCTTGAACGGCTGGAGGAATCCGGCGGCGGTGGGGTGGCCACGCCGTTTTGGAAACTGAACGCGTTGATCCGTTCGTTCATGCCAGGCGAAATGATCGTCATCGGCGCCCGGCCGAGCCACGGCAAGACGGCGCTGGCCCTGACCCTTGCCGAGCATGCCGTGGGCCTTGGCCATCCGTCCGGCATCTTCTCCCTGGAGATGGCCAAGTATCAACTGCTCAACCGTATCTTCTCCTCGGGTACAGGCGTGGCGGCCCAGCGGTTTCGGGACGGGAAGTTCTCGGATGACGACTGGGCCCGCATCTACGCCCTGTGCGACCGCATGCGGGATATGCCGCTGCGCATTTACGACAAGCCCGCCCGCAAGCCTTCCGACATCCGGGCCACCTGCCGGCGCTGGCGTCAGGACGGCGGCCTGGACATCGTGTTCATCGACTACGCGCAACTCATCCCGCCGGATGGCCACCACCACAACCGGGAACAGGAGATCGCCTCCATCTCCCGGTCCATCAAGCTCCTGGCCGAAGATCTGGCCTTGCCCGTGGTGCTGCTGGCCCAGGTCAACCGCGAGGTGGCCAAGCGGAAATCGCCCAAGCTGGTGGAATCCGACCTCCGGGAGTCGGGCGCCATCGAACAGGATGCCGACATCATCCTGCTGATCCAGCCCTGGGACCGCTCGGGGCGCGAGGACATCCAGTTCACGCAGCTGACCGTGGCCAAGAGCCGCAACTCCATGACGGGCGACGTGCCGGTGGCATACAACAGAAAAAACGTGCGATTCGAGCAGGATGACCGGCTGAATTAGTGTCTGCCCAGCAGGTGCAATGCAGCTGCTATGCAGCTGCAAAGCAGGTGCAGAAAAGTGCATATGCAGCAGGCGACAACGCACATGCAGAGGCGGTGAACCCATGGGTTGGGATTTTCGGGTGGAGTCCACGTATCGGACGCATCCAAAATTTATCCTGCTAAAACAGTTGTATGGCAGCGAAGGCGTTGATGCCGTTTTCGCCTTGTGGGCGTTCGCAACCGAGGAACGGCCCAAGGGCATCCTCGCCAATATGACGGACAAGAAGATCGCGGCAGCCTGCGGCATTGATCCCACGGTGATCGATCCTTCAGAGTTTGTGAATAATCTTGTCGAGATAGGCTTGCTGGACCGTGGCGAGGACGACGTCGTCGCCATTCACAACTGGAAGAAGCGGCAGCCCAACATCTGGAGCCGGGGCGAAAAGGACCCGGTCAAAGTCGCGGCCGCAAACGCGCGGTGGGGGAAAAAAGAGCCGGATTCAAAAGAGAACAATGAGAAAAAACAAGCTGTTGTCAACGCTGATGCAGCTGCAATGCAGTGCATGCCTTCTGCAATGCCCCATCCCATCCCATCCTATCTTAAATCTCTCTCTCAAGCCCCTGACGGGGAGAGAGCGAGAGCGCTCGTTTTCGCCCTCATGTCCGAGTCCACGACGAAAGTCCGAGCCAAAAGCCCGGGAACCTGGCCAGGCATGCTGCAAGGGCTCCTCGACGAGGGGACAACCCTCGAGGATCTCGAACGCGCCACGCGGTTTGCCGTGCAAGACCCGTTTTGGCGATCGCGTATCGTCTCGCCAAAGGCATATCGTGACAACTACGGCCAGATTCTTGACCAGGCCAACAAGGCAATGGTGCAAGAACAAACGCAGCAAGGGGACAAGACACAACAGGGAATGAGTGCCGAGGCCTGGGAAGCACTCAAGAAAAAAGCCAAGTCTGAACAGAAAGTCTCCAGTAAAGCGGTTAATGCAAAGCCTCCTTAGCTGAAAGCTGGTGAAGGTGGTGAATATTCACCAGGAAAAAACACTGATGCAGTGAAGTAGAGTTAACAAATCTGCTGAATAGAGTAGAGTGCATGGCAAAGTTCACCGAGCAGGATTACCTGACTTGCCGGAAGGAGGGCTTGACCCAAAGGCAAATGGCCGAGCGCTTTGCCATCTCGGAAGCGTACGTTTCCAAGGTGAAGCGGCGGTGCGAAGGAGCCGTGGAGAAAGCCACGCCATCGGTAATTCAGACCGAGGTTTTGTCGCGGCAGTATGATGCGCTTTCAAAGCTCTCGTTGCTCGCTGACAAGGCCGCAGCACTTGCGGACCTGTGCGAAAAGGCGCTCGCAGGAGATTGGGAGGCCAAGGGCCGACTGCAACAACTCGTTGGGCGCAAGGGCAACGGGTTGCAGGCCTACGTCGCTATTCTGGCCGAAATGCGCAAGCAGTTGGAGTTGGATAATACGATAAAGCGCACCAAGTTCGACATCGAGAGGTGCATGCGATTCCAGGAGGAGACGCTACAGGCAATCCAGGAGGAGTCGCCGGAGATGGCGCAACGGATCGTCAGGCGACTCATGGCAGCCGATGCAACGCTCAACGCCCTGGATTTCGGACTGAAAACGTCGGATTAGATTCGTCGTCTTTCACATAAAAGACGACGAAAAAGGAAATGATAATTCGACGCAAATTCAAATGGTTGCCCTGAAACAACCGAAAACGGCGCGGCGCGCGGTCTGGCCAAACGTCGTGTCCTGCCAGCCACAGCCAGAAAAGACGACGAAAAGGAGGGCCGAAACATGACGCCCAACAACCACGCCCCGCAAGGGGCGGCCATCGCCGTGGACCCGATCAAAAGCAAAAAGGCGCTCGGGACCATCGCCAAGCTGCTCTACGATCGGCCGCGCGACCATGCGCTGTTCGTGGTCGGGATCCACTCGGCCTTGCGGGCCAGTGACCTGTTGGCCTTGACGGTCGGCGGCATCAAGGCCGTCCTGGACGATCCGGACGACGGCGACGTGGTGCGGGAGAAAAAGACCGGCAACCTGCGCCGGATCAGCGCCAACAAGGCCGTCAGGGCGGCCGTGGAGCGGCTTTTGGCTTCCAGGCCCTACCAGGACTCGGACTTGCTCTTCCAGGGCAAGCGGGGGCCGCTGACGGCGTCATGGCTGCGCCGCCTGGTCATCGGCTGGTGCGCGGCCGTCAACCTGCCCGGCCATTTCGGCAGCCACACCTTGCGCAAGACCTGGGGCTATCACATGCGCGTGACCTGCGGCGTGGACATTCCCACGCTGATGGCCGTCTTTGGCCACGCGACGCAACGGCAAACCCTTGATTACCTGTGCATTCAGCCCGACGAAATCCGGTCAGTCTACGCCTTCGAGCTGGTGTGAGGCAAGACGATGGCGAAAGGTGGACCCAAGGGGAGCAAGTCAATCATGGCCGACTTCCTGACCAAGGTACAGACCGTGGTCACGATGCCGGAGCAACCTCCTCCTGGTGGCGTGGGGGCGTGGGCGGTGCAGGCGGGCATCAAGCTCGACCGAGGGCCTTTTTCATTCAAGCGCCATGAGTTCCTGGAGGAACCATATGCTGACGAGCATCCGCAGCAGGTGGACATCAAGGCTACCCAGAGCGGTAATACCACAGAAGCGTTATTGAGTTCGATCTATGCTGGCGTCTATCGCGGCTTCGTCGGCGTGCTCTACCTCTTCCCGAGCGCCAAAGGCGTGGGTGATTTCTCCAGGACCCGCGTATCCCCTCTCTTTGATCGTAACCCGGATACCATCGGCAAGTATGTTCGTGACACGGATGCGGTAGGCGTGAAGCGCATCAAGGACTGCAATCTGCTGTTTCGCGGTGTGCGATCCAAGGAATCCATCGTTTCCGACCCAGTGGATAGGGTCGTTGTGGACGAAAAGGATCTCATGCCGGAGGGTGTCGATGATATCGCCCGGGAGCGATTGGCGCACTCCGACTTCCGCTGGTGGAAAGAGCTCTCCAATCCCTCGATCCCGGATTTTGGCGTGGACAAGACCTACAAGCTCTCGGACGGACGACGCTGGTTGCTCCGGTGCCCGCGTTGCAACGGGTGGACCGACCCGGTGAGTGAATGGGAGCGAAACGCCAAGCCGGATGAGCGGGGGTTGCCGGACCTGATCTGGGAGCGCAAGGACGGTTCCGTGGTCCTGCGCTGCATGAAGTGTCGTGAAGGCGTACTCGACCCGGCCATCGGCCAGTGGGTGGCCCAGCGGCCGGGCGTCACGGCCTGGAGAGGCCGCCAATATTCTCAGCTCTTTTCCCAGTATGTGCCATTGTCCGATATCGTAGACCGATATCTGCATGCCACGAGTTTGCAGGCTGTTTACAATTTCAAACTTGGGTTGGCCTATATTGAGTCCTCAAATCGGTTAAGTGAAGAGGAAGTCCTGGCTCTTTGCGGTTCTCATGGCGTGGCTGCTTCTGACCCAGGCCCCTGCTATATTGGCGTTGACCAGGGTAAGCACCTCCATACCCTCATCTTGCGCCGAGACACGGGTGCCATTGTCCATCTGGGTGTCTACAAGGAGTGGGAGGAGCTTGATCCGCTGATCGAAAATTTCCATATCGCCCGGGGTGTTGTCGACGGTATGCCCGAGGCCCGCGCCGCCAGGGACCTGGCCAAGCGGCATGTGCTCAACGACATGCCCAAAATCTATCTCTGCCAGTACGACGAAAATATGCGGGGTGACTACGCCTGGAACGATGCGAGAATGTCCGTCAAGGTCAACCGCACCGAATCGCTCGACGGTTCGCAGGGGAAGGTGCGCAAGAAAGACGTGTTCCTGCCAAAGCAGTGTGAGATCGTGGAGGATTTTGCCAGGCACATGCATAACACGGCAAAAAAACTCGAAGACTCCGAAAAAAACGGAGTAGTTTCCCAGCGATACGTTTATGTGAAGCTTGGACCTGATCACTTCGCCCATGCTTACAACTATGCCTGTATTGCTGCTTATGGGGCACCATCTTCCTATTTTGACGGTGCGGACTTGCGTTAGGGAGGCGACATGGCGAAAGACAAGGCCGCAACACAAGTTGCTTTGGAGCAATTCAAGGAACAGCAGTGGAAGCAGGCGCGAAAATTTGGCGGTATCGGTTGGCCATGGCGGGACAAGTCGGCCTTTGCTTTGATTTTGGCTGTGCTGGGAAATGAGGTGCGGCTTGTGGTTGAAAGCAGCGCGCCAACACTGCCGTGGCTCTACGAGTGGTGCAAGGCGCGGCGGGCCGAATATCGGGTCCTGGATTGGTTCACCGACCTTGCCGATCCGGCCATGGAAGCGTGGCGGTATTTGTCCGACCAGGATGTTGCGGGAGGGCGGTGGGATGTCGAACCCACTGCGGCGCCCATGTGCGGGCATCCCGATGAACTTGCTGCCTACTTCTTTGACGTCCGGTTGCGGACTATGGGCGGACCCAAGACCCTGCACTTTGGTGAAAGCATCTTACCGGGGATATTGCGGCAATTCCCCGTGGAGGACATGGGCCGGCAGGCAAGGGAATACCCGCCCCTGGCCGCCCTGGGCTATGTGCTGACCGGCGTGGCCATGGCCGGCTCTCCCTCCGTGGCCGGTGTGACGCGTGGAGGGTGGGCGGCATGGACTTGATGGAGCGCGATCCTGACGTTCTGACCTCGCGCGATGAGATCATGCGTTGCCTGGGGATCGGGCGGCGTCTTTTCGACCGTTGGAAGACCGAGGGGATGCCAGTGACGCAGGAAGGCAACGCCTACCGGGGGTATCGGCCAACACTGATGGCCTGGTATGCTAGGAAGATGCAACAGGCGGTGGATGCTGACGAAACATGAGTCCACGAAAAACTGTCAAGAAAAATATTCAGGTACTTTCCGGTACCCTACACGACCAATCTGGTACACTACCCGACCTTTCTGGTACATCCCCCGGACGCCTCCCAAACCCGTGCTAGGCAAAAGCCTGCACGGCCGCCAACCCGTCACCATGCGCGCCTGACCCTCTCCTTTTAAGCTCGGACACGGCGGCCTTCCACAAGGAGGTCGCCATGTCCGCTTTCCCTGCCCTCTCGAAAAACCAACTTCTGCAACTCGTTGATGAAGGCGTGCAGGCCTACGGCATCGTGCCGGCGGTAATCACCTGGGGGGTGATCCAGGTCGAATCCGGTGGCGATCTGTGGGCCTGGAACCCGGAACCGAAGTGGCGTTGGTTCTGGAACGTGAGGACCAACAAGGCATTCCGGGCCGTAAGCGCGACCGAAATCGCTTCCGAGACACCTCCAGAGGACTTCCCTTCCCCCCGGAGCGGGGTGGACCCGGACGCCGAGTGGTGGGGGCAACAGGCCTCCTGGGGCCTCATGCAGATCATGGGGGCCGTGGCCCGGGAAAACGGCTTTGTCGGCCCCTTCCTCAACGCCCTTCATGATCCGGCCATCAATGTCCAGATCGGCTGCAAGGTCCTGGCCGGCTACGCCCGGCGCTACCTGGCCAAGTACGGCTGGGAGGGCGTGCTGCGCGCCTACAACGGCGGCCCCTATGCCGTCGTGCACAATACCAATCCCAAATACCCGGCCAAGGTCCGCGAAGTGCTCGGGGGGAGGTTTCCCGATGCGTAAGCCCTTCCTGGAACGGCTGCGGCATTGCTGCAATCCGCTGCACCTCTTTTGCCGGCTCAAGGATGCCGGCTTCTCGGACGCCGGTGCCCGGCGGCTGAGCGCGGTCTGGGAGTGGGTCTACCGGCGGCCGCGCGTCGTCTTGGTGGCCCTGGCCACGGGGTTGGTGCTGGTGTCCTGTTCCCAGGTGCTGGCCGGGCATGACCAGCCTGAAAAGCACTACCAGACCATCTGGTGCGCGGAAAAAGGCGGCGTCGTGGAAACCAGGCCGCGTGCCGGGCTGCGGGTGGACTGCGAGACCGACACTCACGCCGTGGAATTCGACTTCGCCCGAAAATGGGCGGAGGCCGTTGGCCAGGCCCTGGCCTACGGCGGGGCCACGGGTAAG
Proteins encoded in this region:
- a CDS encoding transglycosylase SLT domain-containing protein, which codes for MSAFPALSKNQLLQLVDEGVQAYGIVPAVITWGVIQVESGGDLWAWNPEPKWRWFWNVRTNKAFRAVSATEIASETPPEDFPSPRSGVDPDAEWWGQQASWGLMQIMGAVARENGFVGPFLNALHDPAINVQIGCKVLAGYARRYLAKYGWEGVLRAYNGGPYAVVHNTNPKYPAKVREVLGGRFPDA
- a CDS encoding tyrosine-type recombinase/integrase, whose translation is MTPNNHAPQGAAIAVDPIKSKKALGTIAKLLYDRPRDHALFVVGIHSALRASDLLALTVGGIKAVLDDPDDGDVVREKKTGNLRRISANKAVRAAVERLLASRPYQDSDLLFQGKRGPLTASWLRRLVIGWCAAVNLPGHFGSHTLRKTWGYHMRVTCGVDIPTLMAVFGHATQRQTLDYLCIQPDEIRSVYAFELV
- a CDS encoding type II toxin-antitoxin system HicB family antitoxin, which translates into the protein MNAMTYKGYTGIFEFIPDDNEFHGRVIGIRDVIHFSGSSVDELRQALADSVEDYLDLCAQTGRTPEKPYSGQFRLRLSPEVHRLLAVAAKAKGKSLNEFVADAAEKAARDAVL
- a CDS encoding lysylphosphatidylglycerol synthase transmembrane domain-containing protein — encoded protein: MLVKKAAGLLLRLALVGGCLVYAFWGIDFGQLWDTLLRYDDVALFWTTVFSFAGYGVMALRLNFLSGFAAGNWLCFKAFLMSMAVNNIVPAKLGELAKAFYLRRECRFSLSRSITMVFWERFFDLNAILAMGLVVAFHFKLKMAFVPLAGAVGGIWVALWIVRTYPDFVGRIIDRMPSNRLAEFLAELKLQVLHGVTPGFMIVLGLYTLVCWVFYASSTFLVLLWVAKMPLSWGQAAAVFVISSLGMAMPSSPGALGVFEAAVVFSLGLFGVDRSQALAAGLVLHMVQYIPVTVAGLLVLGKSGLSLRKIRESDEALEEAEG
- a CDS encoding replicative DNA helicase, giving the protein MVASRRSRLEPGPADLSTMLLRNVPPHNREAEQAVLGGVLLKPSLLDKLVSELRRGDFYDPRHQLVWEAMAGLWRGNKPVDLVTLAEALAAAGSLEKVGGAAYLAELSSFTISAAHALHHAGIMRGHAKRRAMLDMGRRMIEIAYDPERDPSEFVGIAQLAADAVLKDRLDAHGESPAEFLDPYTHYLERLEESGGGGVATPFWKLNALIRSFMPGEMIVIGARPSHGKTALALTLAEHAVGLGHPSGIFSLEMAKYQLLNRIFSSGTGVAAQRFRDGKFSDDDWARIYALCDRMRDMPLRIYDKPARKPSDIRATCRRWRQDGGLDIVFIDYAQLIPPDGHHHNREQEIASISRSIKLLAEDLALPVVLLAQVNREVAKRKSPKLVESDLRESGAIEQDADIILLIQPWDRSGREDIQFTQLTVAKSRNSMTGDVPVAYNRKNVRFEQDDRLN
- a CDS encoding phage terminase large subunit family protein, which produces MADFLTKVQTVVTMPEQPPPGGVGAWAVQAGIKLDRGPFSFKRHEFLEEPYADEHPQQVDIKATQSGNTTEALLSSIYAGVYRGFVGVLYLFPSAKGVGDFSRTRVSPLFDRNPDTIGKYVRDTDAVGVKRIKDCNLLFRGVRSKESIVSDPVDRVVVDEKDLMPEGVDDIARERLAHSDFRWWKELSNPSIPDFGVDKTYKLSDGRRWLLRCPRCNGWTDPVSEWERNAKPDERGLPDLIWERKDGSVVLRCMKCREGVLDPAIGQWVAQRPGVTAWRGRQYSQLFSQYVPLSDIVDRYLHATSLQAVYNFKLGLAYIESSNRLSEEEVLALCGSHGVAASDPGPCYIGVDQGKHLHTLILRRDTGAIVHLGVYKEWEELDPLIENFHIARGVVDGMPEARAARDLAKRHVLNDMPKIYLCQYDENMRGDYAWNDARMSVKVNRTESLDGSQGKVRKKDVFLPKQCEIVEDFARHMHNTAKKLEDSEKNGVVSQRYVYVKLGPDHFAHAYNYACIAAYGAPSSYFDGADLR
- the thiD gene encoding bifunctional hydroxymethylpyrimidine kinase/phosphomethylpyrimidine kinase; translation: MLPPCVLTVAGSDSGGGAGIQADLKTFMMQGCYGLSAITALTAQNTRAVTAIEAPTPGFVAEQLRAVLADFPIKAAKTGMLFSAPIIEAVADALGTRDFPLVVDPVCVAQSGARLLLPEAMEALVVRMLPLADLLTPNRLEAEALAGMAVTTRADAGEAASRLLALGAKAVLLKGGHFADGAGGSAATITDLLVTADGISLEYVRPRLATKNAHGTGCTLSAAIAAHLALGKGLAEAVAAGRDYLQLALETAWPLGGGDGPVNHLAPYQQALERLRGREGASSGAAFLEGKAFP
- a CDS encoding type II toxin-antitoxin system HicA family toxin — encoded protein: MERRQVPALDKVPFVGTICMMNSRNQKTLVAIFARPTLPNIRWEDIEALFRALNAVVTEGRGSRVRVILNGVAATFHRPHPGPVAKKGAVESVRELLKNAGVTP